Proteins from a genomic interval of Halopseudomonas litoralis:
- the znuA gene encoding zinc ABC transporter substrate-binding protein ZnuA — protein MLPRFLFALACTLSMSMSAMAATPSVLTTIKPVQLIAAAVLDGVAEPDVLLPPGASPHNYALRPSDRRRIASADRLYWVGPDLERFLQQLLDSQPRARRLDVISGVTLRSFDDAHQHADEHDEHGHDTQHSAHEHDDHQHAPGSRDPHIWLSVRNAQHIAQWMATDLAGLYPEHGERLQRNAADFIQRLDQLHERQRQRLQPLADKPYFVFHDAYGYLQDSLGVHPRGVFTLSEEIQPGARHVNTLRQQLTAAGPSCVFREPQFPARRAETITAGLPVRSAELDPLGMDITPNAQGYEQLLETLGNTLASCLEKL, from the coding sequence ATGTTGCCGCGTTTCCTGTTTGCTCTGGCCTGTACCCTGAGCATGTCCATGTCTGCCATGGCCGCGACGCCCAGCGTGCTGACCACCATCAAGCCAGTGCAGCTGATTGCTGCCGCCGTGCTGGATGGTGTCGCCGAGCCCGATGTATTGTTGCCGCCAGGCGCATCACCGCACAATTACGCGCTACGCCCCTCGGACCGCCGGCGAATTGCCAGCGCTGATCGTCTCTACTGGGTTGGCCCGGATCTGGAGCGCTTTCTGCAACAGTTGCTCGACAGCCAGCCCAGAGCTCGCCGTCTGGATGTCATATCGGGAGTGACGCTGCGCAGCTTCGATGACGCGCACCAGCATGCTGACGAGCATGACGAGCACGGCCATGATACTCAACATTCAGCCCATGAGCATGACGATCACCAACATGCACCCGGCAGTCGCGATCCGCATATCTGGTTGTCGGTGCGCAATGCGCAGCATATTGCTCAGTGGATGGCGACGGACCTTGCGGGGTTGTACCCCGAGCATGGCGAACGCCTGCAGCGTAACGCTGCGGACTTCATCCAGCGCCTCGACCAGTTGCACGAGCGCCAGCGTCAGCGCCTGCAGCCACTGGCCGACAAACCCTACTTCGTCTTCCATGATGCCTATGGCTATCTGCAGGACAGTCTCGGTGTCCACCCGCGCGGGGTGTTCACCCTGTCCGAAGAAATTCAGCCCGGCGCCAGGCATGTCAATACTCTGCGTCAACAGCTCACCGCTGCCGGACCCAGCTGCGTATTCCGCGAGCCGCAGTTTCCGGCGCGACGGGCGGAAACCATTACCGCCGGCCTGCCGGTACGCAGCGCCGAACTGGACCCGCTGGGCATGGATATAACACCCAACGCACAAGGCTATGAACAATTGCTGGAGACGCTCGGCAATACCCTGGCCAGCTGTCTGGAAAAGCTCTGA
- a CDS encoding DUF1328 domain-containing protein, translating to MLSWAITFLIIAIIAAVLGFGGIAGTATGIAKILFVVFLVLFVVSFIMGRRPKL from the coding sequence ATGTTAAGTTGGGCTATTACTTTCCTGATCATCGCCATCATCGCCGCCGTACTGGGCTTCGGTGGTATCGCAGGCACCGCTACGGGGATCGCCAAGATTCTGTTTGTGGTCTTTCTGGTGCTCTTCGTCGTGTCCTTTATCATGGGTCGTCGACCCAAGCTATAG
- a CDS encoding Fur family transcriptional regulator, with translation MNDPTVLEDPHCPHDHSQCVSDALTAAELVCERAGARLTTLRKRVLELVWQSHRPLGAYDLLDTLTREDDRRPAPPTVYRALDFLQEQGLVHRIASLNAFIGCANPEHVHQGHFLICRTCRVAIELDQTLLQPTIADIAQQMGFVVEAETVEIAGVCAHCQEAA, from the coding sequence ATGAATGACCCCACAGTGCTGGAAGACCCCCATTGTCCGCATGATCATAGCCAATGCGTCAGCGATGCACTGACTGCGGCCGAGCTAGTCTGTGAGCGGGCCGGGGCGCGATTGACCACGTTGCGCAAACGCGTACTGGAACTGGTCTGGCAGAGCCACAGGCCCCTGGGTGCATATGATCTGTTGGATACGCTGACGCGGGAAGATGACCGACGCCCCGCGCCACCCACGGTATACCGCGCATTGGATTTCCTGCAGGAACAAGGTCTGGTTCACAGAATCGCCTCACTGAACGCCTTCATCGGCTGCGCCAACCCCGAGCATGTGCATCAGGGTCATTTCCTCATCTGTCGTACATGTCGGGTAGCGATAGAACTGGACCAGACGCTGCTCCAGCCAACTATTGCAGACATCGCCCAGCAGATGGGCTTTGTCGTGGAAGCCGAAACCGTGGAAATAGCCGGTGTGTGCGCGCATTGTCAGGAGGCTGCATGA
- a CDS encoding BON domain-containing protein, with protein sequence MHTLKKLAIATATVGFMALSPMAVHAEDGDMTRQLTEARQEGSVWTAFALNQHLSPFSIDVEIENGVAVLTGEVESQVDRDLAEQVALGVEGVSEVDNQLKVEGENADRTDNKDGSFSDRFNDATTTATVKSKLLWNRNTEGLDINVTTKNGVVTLEGNANSDTASELAERLARNTEGVRQVDNKLNINAEAGTADKAKAKANEAGGAISDAWITSKVKSSFLLSSNLDGLDISVDTKGGEVTLSGHVNTSAEKDLAVETAENLRGVKSVNADALKVGTDS encoded by the coding sequence ATGCATACATTGAAGAAACTCGCCATTGCTACCGCAACCGTTGGATTCATGGCCCTGAGCCCGATGGCAGTCCATGCCGAAGACGGTGACATGACTCGTCAGCTCACCGAAGCCCGTCAGGAAGGTTCTGTCTGGACCGCCTTCGCTCTCAACCAGCATCTCAGTCCTTTCAGCATTGATGTCGAGATTGAAAATGGCGTCGCAGTGCTGACCGGTGAAGTCGAATCGCAAGTCGATCGGGATCTCGCCGAACAGGTGGCACTTGGAGTAGAAGGTGTCAGCGAAGTGGACAACCAGCTCAAGGTCGAGGGTGAAAACGCCGACCGTACTGACAACAAGGACGGCAGCTTTTCCGATCGCTTCAATGATGCAACCACCACCGCGACAGTGAAGTCCAAGCTTTTGTGGAATCGTAATACTGAAGGGCTGGATATCAATGTTACTACCAAGAATGGCGTGGTGACGCTGGAAGGCAATGCCAACTCCGACACCGCCAGTGAACTGGCCGAACGGCTGGCGCGCAATACTGAAGGTGTTCGCCAGGTAGACAACAAGCTGAATATCAATGCCGAAGCGGGTACCGCTGACAAGGCCAAGGCCAAAGCGAACGAGGCCGGTGGCGCCATCAGCGATGCCTGGATTACCAGCAAGGTCAAATCCAGCTTCCTGCTCAGCAGCAATCTCGACGGTCTGGATATTTCAGTGGATACCAAGGGCGGTGAAGTCACATTGAGCGGTCATGTGAATACCTCTGCCGAGAAAGATCTGGCCGTGGAAACTGCCGAAAACCTGCGCGGTGTGAAGAGTGTCAATGCCGACGCCCTGAAAGTCGGAACCGATAGCTGA
- a CDS encoding c-type cytochrome, giving the protein MNRSVIAGVLSAALLSLSLSAQAVSPEEQIELRKAGYSYMSWNMGKIKAQVIDQSVAYNQTQVATAANTIAAIANSGMGALYGPGTDKQVGAQTTRVKPEMFDNFDDVAKISARLSDTTGKLAAAAASDDQAAIRVAFGEVGQTCKSCHDKYRQK; this is encoded by the coding sequence GTGAACAGATCCGTGATAGCCGGTGTACTGAGCGCGGCGCTGCTAAGCCTCAGCCTGAGCGCACAGGCCGTATCGCCTGAAGAACAGATCGAACTGCGCAAAGCCGGTTACAGCTATATGTCCTGGAACATGGGCAAGATCAAGGCACAGGTCATCGACCAGAGCGTCGCCTACAATCAAACTCAGGTTGCTACGGCGGCCAACACCATTGCCGCCATCGCCAATTCAGGGATGGGTGCGCTTTACGGACCGGGTACTGACAAGCAGGTCGGTGCTCAGACCACCCGCGTCAAGCCGGAAATGTTCGACAATTTCGATGACGTTGCAAAGATCTCTGCTCGCCTGAGCGACACCACGGGCAAGCTGGCAGCGGCAGCCGCCAGCGATGATCAGGCGGCTATTCGAGTGGCTTTCGGTGAAGTGGGTCAGACTTGCAAATCCTGCCACGACAAGTATCGGCAGAAGTAA
- a CDS encoding tripartite tricarboxylate transporter TctB family protein has product MPRLLSLDQSGRFEVGAMKVERDEKAAVRPANMGSVVIGVVIFVCSLFFVFYLVPNYIQEPPFLQNPMMSPRFLPGIVGWLTVIFSLLLAFDGVFGKPSIEQSSQEENAPLLRWGAMVVALAIYLLCFEALGAIIAGILATLILFIAHPIRTWWQYSLAFVLPILVAVIFINVMNVPLPLLFF; this is encoded by the coding sequence ATGCCTCGCTTGCTGTCGTTAGATCAGTCAGGACGCTTCGAGGTCGGTGCCATGAAAGTAGAGCGTGATGAGAAAGCGGCTGTCCGGCCAGCTAATATGGGCAGCGTCGTCATCGGCGTGGTCATTTTCGTCTGTTCGTTGTTTTTTGTTTTCTACCTGGTGCCCAATTACATCCAGGAACCCCCATTTCTGCAAAACCCCATGATGTCACCCCGATTCCTACCTGGGATCGTAGGCTGGCTAACGGTAATTTTTTCTCTGTTGCTGGCGTTCGATGGCGTATTCGGCAAGCCCAGCATCGAGCAATCGAGTCAGGAGGAGAATGCCCCTCTGCTGCGCTGGGGCGCGATGGTCGTGGCGCTGGCCATTTATTTGCTGTGTTTTGAGGCGCTCGGCGCGATCATAGCGGGTATTCTGGCAACCCTCATTCTGTTCATCGCCCACCCGATCAGAACATGGTGGCAGTATTCGTTGGCCTTTGTACTTCCCATTCTCGTTGCGGTTATTTTCATCAACGTCATGAATGTGCCTCTGCCGTTACTTTTTTTCTGA
- the znuC gene encoding zinc ABC transporter ATP-binding protein ZnuC: MSDSLLSLSNVALQRHGNTILEDISLQVRRGEIVTLIGPNGAGKTSLVRIVLGLLKADSGAVHRQPRLRIGYMPQKLQVDATLPLSVLRFLLLAPGVKRPAALQALEEVGAAHLAQRPLQQVSGGEQQRILLARALLRQPDLLVLDEPVQGVDVNGQIELYQLITRLRDRYGCGVLMVSHDLHLVMATTNTVVCLNRHICCSGRPEQVSADPAFVALFGKQASALAIYNHQHDHSHDMHGEVIDTSHHHPDGSACNHA; this comes from the coding sequence ATGAGCGACAGCCTGCTGAGCCTGAGTAATGTCGCCCTGCAACGCCACGGCAATACCATTCTTGAAGACATCTCACTGCAGGTGCGGCGCGGTGAAATCGTTACCCTGATCGGCCCCAACGGTGCCGGCAAAACCAGTCTGGTACGTATCGTGCTGGGTCTGCTCAAGGCGGACAGCGGCGCGGTTCATCGTCAGCCGCGGTTACGTATCGGTTATATGCCACAGAAGCTGCAAGTGGATGCGACCCTGCCGTTGAGCGTGCTGCGCTTTCTGCTGCTGGCACCAGGAGTCAAGCGGCCAGCGGCGCTGCAGGCGCTGGAAGAAGTCGGCGCGGCGCATCTGGCGCAGCGGCCCTTGCAGCAGGTTTCCGGCGGCGAGCAGCAACGCATCCTGCTGGCGCGGGCACTGCTCCGTCAGCCCGATCTGCTGGTACTCGACGAGCCGGTGCAGGGCGTGGACGTCAATGGTCAGATCGAACTGTACCAATTGATCACCCGCCTGCGTGACCGCTACGGCTGTGGCGTATTGATGGTATCCCATGATCTGCACCTGGTCATGGCTACCACCAATACCGTGGTCTGTCTCAACCGCCATATCTGCTGCTCAGGTCGCCCGGAACAGGTCAGTGCCGACCCCGCCTTCGTCGCTCTGTTCGGCAAGCAGGCCAGTGCTCTGGCGATCTACAACCACCAGCATGACCACAGCCACGACATGCACGGCGAAGTCATCGATACCTCTCATCACCACCCGGACGGATCTGCCTGCAACCATGCCTGA
- a CDS encoding Bug family tripartite tricarboxylate transporter substrate binding protein: MKKLLRVTLAAALGGALALPLMSASVQAKEDWPTDTVRLVVPYAAGGTTDVLSRRVAELLQRELGNVVVENRPGAGSTTGTGRLARGGRDADHTLLMASPGHTIGAAIYPGLRYNPTEDFTFIQNIIDIPNVMVVPADSPYQTVQEFVEAARKENKTFSSSGVGSSIHMSGELFKSLTETKMTHVPFRGSGEALPALLSGDVDVSFENMPTVLSHIQSGSLRALAVTSLTRSEYLPDVPTLDEIGEYNLEGFNATAWFGLIAHKSFPDVAVEKVHAALDKIMKGEDFLSFIAQLGAEPGQQSDEEFKAFIADEVQRWKKVAAQAHLTN; this comes from the coding sequence ATGAAAAAATTGCTCCGTGTGACACTCGCGGCCGCCCTGGGCGGTGCGCTGGCCCTGCCTCTGATGTCTGCCAGCGTTCAGGCTAAAGAAGACTGGCCGACAGATACGGTCCGTCTGGTCGTACCTTATGCCGCTGGCGGCACGACCGATGTGCTATCGCGTCGCGTAGCAGAACTGCTGCAGCGCGAGCTGGGCAATGTGGTGGTGGAGAACAGACCGGGTGCCGGCTCTACCACAGGCACCGGCCGCCTGGCTCGTGGTGGACGTGACGCCGACCACACTCTGCTCATGGCCTCGCCAGGGCACACTATTGGCGCTGCTATCTATCCGGGGCTGCGTTATAACCCCACCGAAGACTTCACCTTCATCCAGAACATCATCGACATCCCCAATGTGATGGTTGTTCCTGCCGACAGCCCATATCAAACGGTACAGGAGTTCGTCGAAGCTGCCCGCAAGGAAAACAAGACTTTCAGCTCCAGCGGTGTAGGCAGCTCCATCCATATGTCCGGTGAACTGTTCAAAAGCCTGACTGAAACCAAGATGACTCACGTTCCATTCAGAGGTAGCGGTGAAGCGCTGCCAGCTCTGTTGAGTGGTGACGTAGATGTGTCCTTCGAAAACATGCCGACGGTCCTGTCCCACATTCAGTCCGGCAGCCTGCGGGCGCTGGCAGTTACCTCGCTGACGCGTTCCGAATACCTGCCGGATGTCCCTACGCTGGATGAGATCGGTGAGTACAATCTGGAAGGCTTCAACGCGACTGCATGGTTCGGCCTGATCGCGCACAAGTCATTCCCGGACGTGGCAGTCGAGAAGGTGCATGCGGCACTTGACAAGATCATGAAAGGAGAAGATTTCCTCTCTTTCATCGCCCAGTTGGGCGCCGAACCCGGCCAGCAGTCCGATGAAGAGTTCAAAGCTTTTATCGCCGATGAAGTGCAGCGCTGGAAGAAGGTTGCAGCGCAGGCACACCTTACAAACTAA
- the znuB gene encoding zinc ABC transporter permease subunit ZnuB: MPDFLLYALLAGLGLALVAGPLGSFVVWRRMAYFGDTLAHSALLGVALGTLLQINLTLAVTVGCVLLAVLLVAMQNRKWLASDTLLGILAHSTLSLGLVVLALTDNVRVDLMAYLFGDLLAITSTDLAWMLGGLVLVMVLMIWLWRRLLSVTVHEELARVEGLPVSAIRLALMLLIAIVIAVAMKVVGVLLITSLLIIPPAAAQRHARTPEQMALGASFLGCLAVLGGLVLSWNLDTPAGPSIVVSAAGLFMLALLVPRKA; this comes from the coding sequence ATGCCTGACTTTCTTCTCTATGCACTACTGGCGGGCCTCGGGCTGGCGCTGGTAGCAGGTCCCCTGGGTTCTTTCGTGGTCTGGCGGCGCATGGCCTATTTCGGCGACACCCTGGCGCATTCCGCACTGCTCGGCGTGGCTTTGGGCACACTGCTTCAGATCAACCTGACCCTTGCCGTGACCGTCGGCTGCGTCTTGCTGGCGGTGTTGCTGGTTGCCATGCAGAACCGCAAATGGCTGGCCAGCGACACACTGTTGGGCATTCTCGCGCATAGCACCCTGTCTCTCGGACTGGTGGTGCTGGCGCTGACTGACAATGTGCGAGTGGACCTGATGGCCTACCTGTTCGGCGATCTGCTGGCGATCACCTCGACGGACCTGGCCTGGATGCTCGGTGGGCTGGTGCTGGTAATGGTGCTCATGATATGGCTCTGGCGGCGTTTGCTGTCGGTGACTGTGCATGAAGAGCTGGCCCGGGTCGAAGGCTTGCCGGTGAGCGCAATCAGGCTGGCACTGATGCTGCTGATTGCCATCGTCATCGCCGTGGCGATGAAAGTGGTGGGTGTACTGCTGATCACGTCATTGCTGATCATTCCCCCGGCTGCTGCCCAGCGCCATGCGCGCACCCCGGAGCAAATGGCCCTCGGCGCCAGCTTTCTGGGCTGTCTGGCCGTGCTCGGTGGATTGGTACTGTCATGGAATCTGGATACGCCGGCCGGCCCATCAATTGTAGTAAGTGCGGCGGGGTTGTTCATGTTGGCGCTGCTGGTGCCGCGCAAGGCGTGA
- a CDS encoding SulP family inorganic anion transporter: protein MHINPRLQPPGGEELLAWLRHYRLAWLGGDLVAGVVTAIMIIPQSMAYAMLAGLPVQIGLYASLLPLIGYALFGTSMSMSVGPVAVTALMTAALLAPLASIGSEHYLQLAIWLALLSGVMLFVLGLLRMGFLANFLSHPVISGFISGASILIMFSQLPHLFGLASLPSSPAQLLAAWTPVNSLVLGMGLVALAWLLYARSRLAGHLQRFGIGASAARLLARLAPILVVLLGLLLTIVGDLGARGVPVVGSLPAGLPSLVWSSPDLSTLQALLLPAALISLVSFVESVSIAQSLARRKRQSIDPDRELLALGTANVGSALTGGFAVCGGFSRSGVNVEAGANTPLAGVVSALVIGLILLTIAPLFAWLPLVVLAVVILVAVVPLIDTAALRRAWRYDRREGLTLAGTAAGVLVLGIEGGIVLGVGLSIVTQLWRGSRPHVAIVGRVPGTHYFRNTQRHLVETEPQLLAIRIDENIFFANTKAIERSILQALRDYPDTRELLLILSAVNHIDSTGLDMLLELSLGLNERDIQIHLAEVKGPVMDQLEQTDWIREQVAEIFPSTHIAFNTLSGFKRPLSEADAEHTPKTA, encoded by the coding sequence ATGCACATCAACCCCCGGTTGCAGCCACCCGGCGGCGAGGAGCTGTTGGCCTGGCTGCGTCACTACCGTCTCGCCTGGCTCGGCGGGGATCTGGTGGCGGGTGTGGTTACGGCCATCATGATCATTCCACAAAGCATGGCCTATGCCATGCTGGCCGGCTTGCCGGTACAGATTGGCCTGTATGCCAGCTTGCTGCCGCTGATCGGTTATGCCCTGTTTGGCACCAGCATGAGCATGTCCGTCGGCCCGGTGGCGGTAACCGCACTGATGACCGCAGCCCTGTTGGCGCCGCTGGCCAGTATCGGCAGTGAGCACTATCTTCAGCTGGCCATCTGGCTCGCGCTGCTGTCGGGCGTCATGCTGTTCGTGCTGGGTCTATTGCGCATGGGTTTTCTGGCCAACTTTCTCAGTCATCCGGTCATCAGCGGTTTCATCAGCGGTGCGTCCATCCTGATCATGTTCAGTCAGCTGCCGCATCTGTTCGGTCTGGCCAGTCTGCCGTCGTCTCCCGCGCAGTTGCTGGCAGCATGGACGCCGGTCAACAGCCTGGTGCTGGGCATGGGGCTGGTGGCACTGGCCTGGCTGCTGTATGCCCGCAGCCGCCTGGCCGGGCACCTGCAGCGGTTCGGCATCGGCGCGTCAGCGGCACGCCTGCTGGCACGCTTGGCGCCCATACTGGTTGTGCTGCTCGGGTTACTGCTCACCATCGTCGGGGATTTGGGTGCGCGTGGGGTGCCGGTGGTGGGTAGCTTGCCGGCGGGGCTGCCATCGCTGGTCTGGAGCTCGCCGGATCTGTCCACCTTGCAGGCATTGCTGTTGCCCGCTGCACTGATCAGTCTGGTGAGCTTCGTTGAAAGTGTCTCCATCGCCCAATCACTGGCGCGGCGCAAGCGCCAGAGCATCGATCCCGACCGCGAGTTGTTGGCGCTGGGCACGGCCAATGTGGGTTCGGCATTAACCGGTGGTTTTGCCGTATGTGGCGGTTTTTCACGTTCGGGAGTGAACGTCGAGGCCGGGGCCAATACCCCGCTGGCCGGCGTGGTATCCGCGCTGGTGATCGGTCTTATCCTGCTGACCATTGCGCCCCTGTTTGCCTGGCTGCCATTGGTGGTACTGGCGGTGGTGATTCTGGTGGCGGTGGTGCCGTTAATCGATACTGCTGCTCTGCGCCGTGCCTGGCGTTACGACCGGCGCGAAGGATTGACCCTGGCGGGCACCGCCGCCGGCGTATTGGTGCTGGGTATTGAAGGCGGCATCGTGTTGGGTGTCGGTCTGTCGATCGTGACTCAGCTATGGCGCGGCAGTCGGCCTCATGTGGCGATTGTCGGTCGCGTACCGGGGACGCATTATTTCCGCAATACCCAACGTCACCTGGTGGAAACCGAGCCGCAACTGCTGGCTATCCGTATTGATGAAAATATCTTTTTCGCCAATACCAAAGCCATCGAGCGATCGATTCTGCAGGCCCTGCGCGATTATCCCGATACCCGCGAGCTGTTGCTGATCCTGTCAGCGGTTAACCATATCGATAGCACCGGGCTGGATATGCTGCTCGAGCTGAGCCTGGGCCTGAACGAGCGCGATATCCAGATCCATCTGGCAGAGGTCAAAGGGCCGGTAATGGATCAGCTGGAGCAGACAGACTGGATAAGGGAGCAGGTCGCCGAGATATTTCCCAGCACACATATCGCCTTCAATACCCTGAGTGGCTTCAAGCGGCCATTGTCGGAAGCGGACGCAGAGCACACCCCCAAAACAGCTTGA
- a CDS encoding cytochrome b/b6 domain-containing protein, which yields MRITVWDLPLRLFHWLLVLAVTGALVTINLGGSWMEWHARFGLAVVGLMAFRLVWGVLGSTHSRFANFFPSLAAIGRYYRGQWQGLGHNPLGALSVYASLGLFAFQAISGLFASDDIAFGGPLTRAVSSSTVATLSSWHRQTEWWMYLLVGLHLLAIIIYRLRGKQLVGPMIHGQVDAHETTEKPRGGGLVAFIVTLLIAAAVVWAANGSWIPMPAPAPAPAW from the coding sequence GTGCGGATTACAGTCTGGGATCTGCCTTTGCGGTTATTTCACTGGCTGCTGGTGTTGGCAGTGACCGGTGCGCTGGTCACCATCAACCTCGGTGGCAGCTGGATGGAATGGCATGCCAGGTTCGGCCTGGCCGTGGTCGGTCTGATGGCTTTCCGTCTGGTCTGGGGCGTATTGGGCTCCACACATTCCCGGTTTGCCAACTTTTTCCCCTCACTTGCAGCCATCGGCCGCTATTATCGTGGGCAGTGGCAGGGCCTCGGACACAATCCGCTCGGAGCATTGTCAGTTTACGCTTCGCTCGGCCTGTTTGCCTTTCAGGCTATCAGCGGTCTGTTCGCCAGTGATGACATCGCCTTTGGTGGTCCGCTGACGCGGGCGGTCTCTTCCAGCACAGTGGCGACCTTGAGCAGCTGGCACCGTCAGACCGAGTGGTGGATGTATCTGCTGGTCGGACTGCACCTGTTGGCGATTATCATCTATCGCCTGCGCGGCAAACAGCTGGTGGGACCGATGATCCATGGCCAGGTTGATGCACACGAGACGACCGAGAAGCCGCGAGGTGGGGGGCTGGTTGCCTTTATCGTGACATTATTGATAGCTGCAGCGGTGGTGTGGGCCGCCAACGGCAGCTGGATTCCAATGCCAGCTCCCGCGCCCGCGCCGGCCTGGTAA
- a CDS encoding SDR family NAD(P)-dependent oxidoreductase, whose amino-acid sequence MNQQRFDLTGKTALVTGASSGLGAHFARVLASAGARVVLAARRIDRLQTLVAELQAAGHQALAVPMDVTDADSVNHGFEQAEQQWDLVDIVVNNAGIADPVMFLNMTEGNWRSMIDTNLDGAWRVAHRASLAMARTERGGCVINIASILGLRVGTALSHYAVAKAGIVQLTKAMALELARNNIRVNAIAPGYFRTDMNGDYFDTPQGQDYIRSKVPMRRLGQLDELDGPLLLLASEAGSFITGTIINVDGGHVSNSL is encoded by the coding sequence ATGAACCAACAACGCTTTGATCTGACAGGCAAAACAGCGCTGGTAACCGGTGCATCCAGCGGCCTCGGCGCGCATTTCGCACGGGTACTGGCCAGTGCCGGCGCTCGGGTCGTGCTGGCCGCACGCCGTATCGATCGGCTGCAGACACTGGTGGCCGAACTGCAGGCAGCGGGCCACCAAGCGCTGGCGGTGCCGATGGACGTCACCGATGCCGACAGCGTCAATCACGGCTTCGAGCAGGCCGAACAGCAGTGGGATCTGGTGGATATTGTGGTGAATAACGCCGGCATCGCCGATCCGGTGATGTTTCTGAACATGACCGAAGGCAACTGGCGCAGCATGATCGACACCAATCTGGATGGCGCCTGGCGGGTAGCTCATCGGGCCAGCCTGGCCATGGCCAGGACGGAACGGGGCGGCTGCGTGATCAATATCGCCTCCATCCTCGGACTGCGCGTGGGCACCGCGCTGAGTCATTATGCCGTGGCCAAGGCGGGTATAGTGCAGTTGACCAAGGCCATGGCGTTGGAGCTGGCGCGCAATAATATCCGCGTCAATGCCATTGCTCCCGGCTATTTCCGCACCGACATGAATGGCGATTACTTCGACACCCCTCAGGGCCAGGACTATATCCGCAGCAAGGTACCCATGCGCCGGCTGGGCCAACTTGACGAGCTGGACGGCCCGCTGCTGTTGCTCGCCAGCGAAGCAGGCTCATTCATCACCGGCACCATCATCAACGTGGATGGCGGACATGTGAGCAACAGCCTCTGA
- a CDS encoding YajD family HNH nuclease, protein MSRKLEEGYREKALKMYPWVCGRCAREFTGKRISELTVHHRDHNHDNNPEDGSNWELLCLYCHDNEHSRYTDQQYFSDSSTASPQASVAKHKALAGLAELLTARDAAD, encoded by the coding sequence ATGTCGAGGAAGCTGGAAGAGGGCTACCGCGAGAAGGCACTGAAAATGTATCCCTGGGTATGCGGGCGCTGCGCGCGGGAGTTCACCGGCAAGCGCATCAGCGAATTGACCGTGCACCACCGGGACCATAATCATGACAACAACCCCGAAGACGGTTCCAACTGGGAGCTGCTGTGCCTGTATTGTCATGACAACGAACACTCCCGCTACACCGATCAGCAGTACTTCAGCGATTCTTCCACGGCCAGTCCGCAGGCCAGTGTCGCCAAACACAAGGCTCTAGCGGGACTGGCGGAACTGCTGACAGCGCGGGACGCTGCCGACTGA